One region of Triticum aestivum cultivar Chinese Spring chromosome 6B, IWGSC CS RefSeq v2.1, whole genome shotgun sequence genomic DNA includes:
- the LOC123135354 gene encoding vegetative cell wall protein gp1 has translation MTMRKRPSLSSLLVAALLLMLLPLFALAAGRHNLITRDPRYDPYANPNPEPLPGKQPDPNPQPLPNPQPLPGPRPDPNPQPLPEPKPDPKPLPEPQPDPNAQPLPGPHPDPNPQPLPEPRPDPNAQPLPGPHPDPNPQPLSGRIPQPFIGPQSSLNRQPRPDPRSNEYPHPLAGSQPDPNPQPLPDPNPKPLPNQQPNPNPQPLPGPQPDPNPQPLPDPNPKPLPNPQPNPNPHPLPGPQPDPNPQPLPDPNPKPLPNPQPNSNPQPLPGPQPDPNPKPLPDPQPNPNPRPLPGPQPDPNPQPLPNSNPQPLPGPQPDPNPKPLPDPQPNPNPRPLPGPQPDPNPQPLPNPNPQPLPGPQPDPNAQPKPPLGTQAEKENVEQTS, from the coding sequence ATGACGATGAGGAAGCGCCCCTCCTTGTCCTCCCTTCTCGTAGCAGCGCTGCTGCTTATGCTTCTTCCATTGTTTGCTCTTGCTGCAGGGAGGCACAACCTGATCACTAGAGACCCCCGATACGACCCATACGCGAACCCAAATCCAGAACCACTACCAGGAAAACAACCAGATCCAAACCCTCAACCATTACCAAACCCACAACCACTGCCCGGACCACGACCGGACCCAAACCCGCAACCACTACCCGAGCCTAAACCTGACCCAAAACCACTGCCAGAGCCACAACCTGATCCAAACGCTCAACCATTACCAGGACCGCATCCTGACCCAAATCCACAACCACTGCCAGAGCCACGACCTGATCCAAACGCTCAACCATTACCAGGACCGCATCCTGACCCAAATCCACAACCATTGTCAGGTCGAATCCCACAACCGTTCATCGGCCCACAGTCAAGCCTGAACCGGCAGCCACGACCAGACCCACGGTCAAATGAATACCCTCATCCATTAGCAGGATCACAGCCCGATCCCAATCCACAACCATTACCAGACCCAAACCCGAAACCATTGCCGAACCAACAACCAAACCCAAACCCTCAGCCATTACCAGGACCGCAGCCTGATCCAAACCCACAACCATTACCAGACCCAAACCCAAAACCATTGCCGAACCCACAGCCAAACCCAAATCCTCACCCATTACCAGGACCGCAGCCTGATCCAAACCCACAACCATTACCAGACCCAAACCCGAAACCATTGCCGAACCCACAGCCAAACTCAAACCCTCAACCATTACCAGGACCGCAGCCTGATCCAAACCCGAAACCATTGCCAGACCCACAGCCAAACCCAAACCCTCGGCCATTACCAGGACCGCAGCCTGATCCAAACCCACAACCATTACCAAACTCAAACCCTCAACCATTACCAGGACCGCAGCCTGATCCAAACCCGAAACCATTGCCAGACCCACAGCCAAACCCAAACCCTCGGCCATTACCAGGACCGCAGCCTGATCCAAACCCACAACCATTACCAAACCCAAACCCACAACCACTGCCAGGCCCACAGCCGGACCCGAATGCACAGCCAAAACCACCACTTGGGACACAAGCAGAAAAGGAAAATGTGGAGCAAACATCCTAG